From a single Flavobacteriales bacterium genomic region:
- a CDS encoding DNA starvation/stationary phase protection protein: MAKLNAIGLDIKKSKVLADKLNELLADYSVFYQNVRGYHWNIRGDKFFELHDKFQEMYEDLFIKIDEVAERIQTLGHTPNHQFSAYLKEAKVKESAEVADGIKDVKDTLDSLKIIIALQREILDLSADADDEGTNALMSDYIREQEKLVWMYSAYLN; encoded by the coding sequence ATGGCAAAATTGAATGCGATCGGACTGGATATCAAGAAGTCCAAAGTCCTAGCAGATAAACTCAATGAACTGTTGGCGGACTATTCGGTCTTCTATCAGAACGTGAGAGGGTATCACTGGAATATCAGAGGAGATAAATTCTTTGAACTCCACGATAAGTTCCAGGAGATGTATGAGGATCTATTCATAAAGATCGATGAAGTGGCTGAGCGCATACAAACGCTCGGACACACGCCTAACCATCAGTTCTCCGCTTATCTAAAAGAAGCCAAGGTAAAAGAGAGCGCTGAGGTAGCCGATGGAATAAAGGATGTGAAAGACACCCTCGATTCCTTGAAGATCATCATCGCTCTCCAACGTGAGATCTTGGATCTATCTGCCGATGCTGATGATGAAGGAACCAACGCACTTATGAGCGACTACATCCGCGAGCAAGAGAAATTGGTCTGGATGTACTCTGCTTATTTGAATTGA
- a CDS encoding catalase — MAKKDDKKKLASVSGRPIAENQNVKTAGKRGPMILEDFWFLEKLAHFDREVIPERRMHAKGSGAFGTFKVTHDISKYTRAKLFSDVGKKSDVFVRFSTVAGERGAADAERDIRGFAIKFYTEEGNWDLTGNNTPVFFLRDPYRFPDLNKAVKRDPKTNLRSANHNWDFWTLLPEALHQVTITMSDRGIPRSFRHMHGFGSHTFSMIDADNKRVWVKFHFKTEQGIENLSNEEAGAIIAGDRESNQRDLFDAIERGDFPKWKMKIQVMTEAQAKDCPFNPFDLTKVWPHGDYPLIDVGVMELNRNPENYFADVEQAAFNPANVVPGIGFSPDKMLQARLFSYGDAQRYRLGVNHYQIPVNKPQCPFHNSSRDGAMRVDGNEGGTLHYFPNSYSQWEEQKEFTEPGLSIEGEADHYDFREDDSDYFSQPGNLFRLLTADKKELLFKNTAAEVGGAEIFIQVRHAHNCYKADPAYGEGVAKALGLDIEEILKK, encoded by the coding sequence ATGGCTAAGAAGGATGATAAGAAGAAATTGGCCTCCGTTTCGGGCAGGCCTATCGCGGAGAATCAAAACGTAAAGACAGCGGGAAAGAGAGGCCCCATGATACTAGAAGACTTTTGGTTTCTAGAAAAACTGGCCCACTTCGATCGAGAAGTGATCCCTGAAAGGCGTATGCACGCCAAAGGTTCAGGAGCTTTTGGAACGTTCAAGGTCACGCACGATATTTCCAAGTATACACGAGCAAAATTGTTCTCAGACGTTGGAAAGAAGTCCGATGTCTTTGTTCGTTTTTCCACTGTAGCTGGAGAGCGGGGCGCAGCCGATGCAGAAAGAGATATTCGAGGATTTGCGATCAAGTTCTACACCGAAGAGGGCAATTGGGATCTAACGGGAAACAATACACCTGTATTCTTCTTGCGCGACCCCTATCGATTCCCTGACCTCAACAAAGCGGTGAAACGAGACCCCAAGACCAATTTGCGCAGTGCTAACCATAATTGGGATTTCTGGACTTTATTGCCCGAGGCATTACATCAGGTCACGATCACGATGAGTGACAGGGGAATACCTAGATCCTTTCGCCATATGCATGGATTCGGAAGCCACACATTCAGCATGATCGATGCTGATAATAAGAGGGTATGGGTCAAGTTCCACTTCAAAACGGAACAGGGAATCGAAAATCTGAGCAATGAGGAAGCGGGAGCCATCATAGCTGGTGATCGAGAAAGTAATCAGCGCGACTTGTTCGATGCCATTGAGAGAGGCGACTTCCCTAAGTGGAAAATGAAGATCCAAGTTATGACCGAGGCACAGGCAAAGGACTGTCCTTTTAACCCCTTCGACCTGACCAAAGTTTGGCCACATGGCGATTATCCCCTCATCGATGTCGGTGTAATGGAGTTGAATAGAAACCCCGAAAACTACTTCGCCGATGTAGAGCAAGCAGCCTTCAACCCGGCCAATGTAGTGCCTGGTATCGGCTTCTCTCCTGACAAGATGTTACAGGCCAGACTGTTTTCTTACGGAGATGCTCAGCGGTATCGACTCGGTGTGAATCACTATCAGATACCCGTGAATAAACCGCAGTGCCCCTTCCATAATTCATCCCGAGATGGAGCTATGCGCGTAGATGGCAATGAAGGTGGAACACTGCATTATTTCCCGAACAGCTACAGCCAATGGGAAGAACAAAAGGAGTTTACAGAACCGGGACTGAGCATCGAGGGCGAAGCCGATCATTATGACTTCAGGGAAGATGATAGCGACTACTTTTCTCAGCCCGGAAACCTTTTCCGATTGCTCACTGCGGATAAAAAAGAGCTCTTGTTTAAGAATACAGCGGCTGAAGTGGGTGGTGCCGAGATCTTTATTCAAGTGCGACACGCTCATAATTGCTATAAAGCGGATCCAGCCTATGGTGAAGGTGTGGCGAAAGCACTTGGATTGGATATTGAAGAAATCTTAAAAAAATAA
- the raiA gene encoding ribosome-associated translation inhibitor RaiA, whose translation MEYTENITGIKINVQAVDITIGEDVKDAIRKSITRLRRYFDHIEWADIYLEDKTEKKTEQKQVSIRLGIPGNDAFASEYGDNFHALLTSVEDKLKSQLEK comes from the coding sequence ATGGAATACACGGAGAACATAACGGGGATCAAGATCAACGTGCAAGCGGTAGACATCACCATCGGAGAGGATGTGAAGGACGCGATACGCAAGTCCATTACGCGCTTGAGGCGCTATTTTGACCACATCGAATGGGCGGATATTTACTTGGAAGATAAAACGGAGAAAAAGACCGAGCAAAAGCAGGTAAGCATCCGCTTGGGCATTCCTGGTAATGATGCTTTCGCTTCAGAATACGGGGACAACTTCCACGCGCTATTGACGAGCGTAGAGGATAAGTTGAAAAGTCAATTAGAGAAGTGA